Sequence from the Candidatus Methylomirabilota bacterium genome:
ACAAGCTCCAAGACATCGTCCGGGATCAAGATTTGAGCCGGTATATCCTGTAAGTTTAGCTGTCAGCTGTCTGTAGCTCGAAGGCTAGGACGCTGGGATGCTGGAACGCTCGAAAACGCAATAAACCCAACAAACCCAATAACCCGAATGAACCCAATAAACCCAACGAACGCAATCAACCCAAGATCCAACACCGAATACCCAACACCTCACACCCGCGGCGGAGAAGGAGCGTGACAGAACCGCGAATCGATTCGTCAGCGGCCAAGGCCCAGATCCTCATCGAGGCCCTCCCCTATATTCGGGCCTTCTTCGGAAAGACTGTCGTGGTCAAGTATGGCGGGGCCGCGATGGTTGAAGAAAAACTGAAGATGGAGGTGGCGCAGGACGTCGTCCTGATGCGGTACGTCGGGATGCGTCCGGTGATCGTCCACGGCGGCGGTCCCCAGATCGGCGATGCCATGGCCAAGGCCGGACTGACCTCCACCTTTATCGACGGACTCCGGGTGACCGATCCCGAGACCATGCGCATCGTGGAGACCGTCATGGTGGGAAGCATCAACCAGGAGATCGTCGGTCTCATCAATCGCAGCGGTGGGGCGGCGGTGGGACTGTCCGGGAAAGATGGGAATTTTATTAGGGCCCGCAAGGCCAAACCGAGGAAGGGTAAAGAGGGAGATACTGAGCTCGTAGACTTGGGACTCGTGGGAGACATTGTTGCCGTGAACCCGAAGGTAGTCCGGTCCCTCGAAGAGGAGGGCTTTATCCCGGTGATCGCCCCGACCGGTGTGGATATGGACGGGATCACGTACAACATTAACGCCGATTTGGCCGCAGGAGAGATCGCGGCGGCCCTTGCGGCAGAGAAACTGATCCTGCTTACCGACACTGATGGAATCTTGGACCGGGAGGGACGGCTGTACTCCAGCCTCGGTCGGGATGAAGTCGAAAAGCTCGTGGAGGAACAGGTGATCTCGAAAGGGATGATCCCCAAGGTGAAGGCGTGCCTTCGGGCCTTGGAAGCTGAAGTCCACAAGACCCATATCATCAATGGGACGATCCCCCACGCCCTGCTTTTGGAGCTCTTCACCGCTGAGGGGGTTGGGACCGAAGTCTACGCGTAGAAGGGCAGCGGTCAGCAATCAGCAGACAGCAATCCGCTGTCGGCTGTCGGCAAAAAGAAAACGTCAGTCTTGAGTCTTCTGTGGTGTTAGACGTTGGACAATGGACTTTGGTGTGTGAGCGGTGAGTCAAGAGCTCGGAGGGACCTTCCTCGGCGGCGCCATAATTTCCGTGGCCAACGGGTCCTGTCACCTCTCCGCTCGCCAGCTCCGGAGCTATGCAGCACCGTCGGCCCCTCGCTCCAGGCCTCCCGCGGCGACCCTGAGCCGCGGCTTACGGCCTGGGTCCCTCCGTGTTCACGTTCCGTGCACAGACCGTGGGCACGGAGCGCGCCTCGGTGTCCCAGGCCGTCGCCAGCCGAGGGGCCCCGCCGCTTCCGGCAATGTCGCTCGAGGCCTGCAGGTGCTACCGAAGAACAAAATAAAGTTCGTCGGGGGAATGGGGGTCTCTTCGGGAGGGCGAGGGGAGCTGGGCCTGGACTCGGCGGAACCTGGTTTGCGGCTCCGAAAGCTTTCGGAGAGCGGAGCGCAGGTGGGGGTGGCCGTCCTGATGCTACATGACATGATATGTTCGGCGCGGAAGCGCGGGGTTTCGCCCTACCGACCTGTGGAATTGTTCCGTCGGGGAAGCCCCACTCTCTGAGCCCTCCCGGAGTTGCTGACCAGAATGACTAGAGCAGAGGGATTAATCGCCAGAGCGGGCCGGTGCTTGGCCGATACCTATGCCAGATTCCCGGTCGTCCTCGATAGAGGAGAGGGCTGCCGTGTCTGGGATGTGGCCGGGAAGGAGTATCTCGACTTTGTGGCCGGGATTGCCGTCTGCGCCCTTGGTCACTGCCATCCGGCCGTTGTTCGGGCCGTCCAGACCCAGGCGGCAAAGCTCCTCCATGTTAGCAACCTTTATCACATCGAGCCACAGATCCGACTAGCCGAGCTCTTGTGTGAGCACTCCTTTGCCGATCGGGTCTTCTTTTGCAATAGCGGCGCCGAGGCCAACGAGGCGGCCATTAAGCTGGCCCGGAAGTACGCCAAGGAGCAGGGGAACAGCGAGCGGATCGAGATCATCACGATGGAGGGGGGGTTTCACGGGCGAACGGTCGCCGCCCTGACTGCGACGGCTCAGGCCAAATATCACAAGGGATTCGAGCCCCTCCTCCCAGGCTTCCAATACGTCCCCTTCGACGATCTGGGGGCGGCTGAGCGGGCCGTAGGCGGTCACACGGCAGCTATTCTGGTGGAGCCGATCCAGGGAGAAGGAGGGATCCGTGTTCCCTCGGAAGGCTATCTTCAGGGGCTGCGGAAGCTGTGCGATGGCGCGGGGGCCCTCCTCGTCTTTGACGAGGTCCAGACCGGGATTGGCCGGACCGGTCGGCTCTTTGCCTATGAACACTGGGGGGTTGAACCAGACATCATGGTATTAGCAAAGGCACTTGGCGGGGGACTCCCCATCGGAGCTATGTTGGCCAAGGAAGAGGTCGCGGCCAGTTTTACTCCCGGGACGCATGCTGCAACCTTCGGGGGTAATCCGTTGGTTACGACTGCTGCTCTGGCAACCCTGACTACGATCCTGGAGGAGAACCTGGCCCAGCGGGCAGCCCAGATGGGCGGGCGACTCATGTATCAGCTTCGGTCCATCCAGGATGCCCATCACGGAGTGAAGGCGATCCGAGGAGAGGGGTTGCTCGTCGGGATGGAACTCGATCGGGAGGTCAGACCCGTGCTGGCAAGATGTCTTGATGCGGGGCTCCTGTTGAGCAGTGCGGGGGAGAAAGTGATCCGCTTCGCCCCCCCTCTTACCGTCAGTGAGAAAGAGGTTCAACGAGCAGTGGATATTTTGGATACGGCCCTTTCGGAGGTGACAGGGTGAAGCGGGACCTGGTCTCCATCCGTGATTTTACGCGAGAGGAGATCGAAGCGTTGTTCTCCCTGGCCACCGATTTGAAA
This genomic interval carries:
- the argB gene encoding acetylglutamate kinase translates to MTEPRIDSSAAKAQILIEALPYIRAFFGKTVVVKYGGAAMVEEKLKMEVAQDVVLMRYVGMRPVIVHGGGPQIGDAMAKAGLTSTFIDGLRVTDPETMRIVETVMVGSINQEIVGLINRSGGAAVGLSGKDGNFIRARKAKPRKGKEGDTELVDLGLVGDIVAVNPKVVRSLEEEGFIPVIAPTGVDMDGITYNINADLAAGEIAAALAAEKLILLTDTDGILDREGRLYSSLGRDEVEKLVEEQVISKGMIPKVKACLRALEAEVHKTHIINGTIPHALLLELFTAEGVGTEVYA
- a CDS encoding acetylornithine transaminase — its product is MTRAEGLIARAGRCLADTYARFPVVLDRGEGCRVWDVAGKEYLDFVAGIAVCALGHCHPAVVRAVQTQAAKLLHVSNLYHIEPQIRLAELLCEHSFADRVFFCNSGAEANEAAIKLARKYAKEQGNSERIEIITMEGGFHGRTVAALTATAQAKYHKGFEPLLPGFQYVPFDDLGAAERAVGGHTAAILVEPIQGEGGIRVPSEGYLQGLRKLCDGAGALLVFDEVQTGIGRTGRLFAYEHWGVEPDIMVLAKALGGGLPIGAMLAKEEVAASFTPGTHAATFGGNPLVTTAALATLTTILEENLAQRAAQMGGRLMYQLRSIQDAHHGVKAIRGEGLLVGMELDREVRPVLARCLDAGLLLSSAGEKVIRFAPPLTVSEKEVQRAVDILDTALSEVTG